In a single window of the Candidatus Eisenbacteria bacterium genome:
- a CDS encoding TlpA family protein disulfide reductase, with the protein MNRITRAILPPILILALLASCARKGEEKTVAFTPERPTPADRITVRYTPGLSPSPLRSGSAVFRFTLVDKEGGLLAGEVPMERRGPAWEAALAPVELTPKEPVLLVCAFVDPTDPEVVDNNRGDPWVLLFHEGETPVAGARYQYYRLLAGEERLTDVVRVPRDRARALEELEKSVEERPESAEARFVRWARVLEKEEPDKARADSLLAAARAEADQFFMNQENWTEPPPATEGALDLYALIGGETLRDSLTDALIARFPRTRFASSVLYRRVMEEEDRGRFAREMERFAREHPDAKEAEEARTYAIYLYLRYLGERENARALIHEGKPVERFVLSLYAETLLDEGELLDEAEETLLRAIREEEGASPSAGEGLSPAEWERNRRETLASLLHLLARVRETRGDDAGAAEALGRALRDLPEQATPDMLLRAARIRSRTGDTEGALEAYDLLARAARPSGEATEEWRALWEAEGEGDFDAHAARLREEGRAEAMARLDRRALRWPVPEIRFLDTGGDTLTLAGFLGRPVLIDFWATWCGPCRRSLPHVETIYETRKEAGDDLIVLPINVWERTADEERLAGVREKWGELGLTMPYYLDLDPGEGVKTAAELFAVPAIPTTCLIGRDGTILFKIVGFDEEKGDEEMRLKIDYALAR; encoded by the coding sequence ATGAACCGGATCACGCGCGCCATCCTTCCCCCGATCCTCATCCTCGCTCTTCTCGCGTCCTGTGCGCGGAAGGGAGAGGAGAAAACCGTGGCTTTCACGCCGGAGAGACCGACCCCGGCGGACCGGATCACCGTCCGCTATACCCCCGGCCTCTCCCCGTCCCCTCTTCGCTCCGGGTCGGCGGTCTTCCGCTTCACGCTGGTCGACAAGGAGGGCGGTCTCCTCGCCGGAGAGGTCCCGATGGAACGCCGCGGCCCGGCCTGGGAGGCTGCGCTCGCGCCGGTGGAACTGACCCCGAAGGAACCCGTCCTTCTGGTGTGCGCTTTCGTCGATCCCACCGACCCGGAGGTGGTGGACAACAACCGGGGAGACCCGTGGGTGCTTCTCTTCCATGAAGGGGAGACGCCCGTCGCCGGCGCGCGTTACCAGTACTACCGCCTCCTCGCCGGCGAGGAGAGGCTCACCGACGTGGTTCGCGTCCCCCGGGACCGCGCGCGGGCGCTCGAGGAACTGGAGAAGTCGGTGGAGGAACGCCCGGAGTCGGCCGAGGCGCGTTTCGTCCGGTGGGCCCGCGTCCTTGAGAAGGAAGAACCGGATAAAGCCCGCGCGGACTCGTTGCTCGCGGCGGCGCGCGCCGAGGCGGACCAATTTTTCATGAATCAAGAGAACTGGACCGAGCCCCCGCCCGCAACGGAGGGAGCGCTCGACCTCTACGCCCTGATCGGCGGTGAGACGCTCCGGGACAGCCTCACCGACGCGCTGATCGCCCGTTTCCCCCGGACCCGGTTCGCCTCCTCGGTGCTCTACCGTCGCGTGATGGAGGAGGAAGACCGCGGGCGCTTCGCCCGGGAGATGGAGCGCTTCGCCCGGGAGCACCCGGACGCGAAGGAAGCGGAGGAGGCGCGCACCTACGCCATCTATCTCTACCTGCGCTACCTGGGCGAGAGAGAGAACGCGCGAGCGTTGATCCATGAGGGGAAGCCCGTGGAACGCTTCGTCCTCTCCCTCTACGCGGAAACCCTCCTCGATGAAGGGGAGCTTTTGGACGAAGCGGAGGAGACGCTTCTCCGCGCGATCCGCGAAGAGGAAGGCGCATCGCCGTCCGCCGGCGAGGGGCTTTCCCCCGCGGAGTGGGAGAGAAACCGGAGGGAGACCCTCGCCTCTCTCCTCCACCTGCTCGCCCGCGTCCGGGAAACGCGCGGCGACGACGCCGGGGCGGCGGAGGCGCTCGGCAGGGCTCTCCGGGATCTCCCGGAGCAGGCGACGCCCGACATGCTCCTGCGCGCCGCCCGGATCCGCTCTCGAACGGGGGACACCGAGGGCGCCCTCGAGGCATACGACCTTCTCGCCCGCGCCGCCCGACCCTCCGGGGAAGCGACGGAAGAGTGGCGCGCACTCTGGGAGGCGGAGGGGGAAGGGGACTTCGACGCCCACGCCGCCCGGCTCCGCGAGGAGGGCCGGGCCGAGGCGATGGCCCGCCTGGACCGGAGGGCGCTCCGCTGGCCCGTTCCGGAGATCCGCTTCCTGGACACGGGGGGCGACACCCTCACCCTGGCCGGTTTCCTCGGCCGCCCGGTGTTGATCGATTTCTGGGCCACCTGGTGCGGGCCTTGCCGCCGCTCCCTGCCGCACGTAGAAACGATTTATGAGACAAGAAAAGAGGCGGGCGACGATCTGATTGTTCTTCCGATCAACGTCTGGGAGAGAACCGCCGACGAAGAGCGCCTGGCCGGCGTCCGTGAAAAGTGGGGGGAGTTGGGTCTCACCATGCCCTACTACCTCGACCTGGATCCCGGCGAAGGGGTAAAAACCGCGGCGGAGCTTTTCGCCGTTCCGGCGATTCCCACCACCTGCCTCATCGGACGGGACGGAACGATCCTCTTCAAGATCGTCGGTTTCGACGAAGAGAAAGGGGACGAGGAGATGCGCCTCAAGATCGATTACGCCCTCGCCCGCTGA
- a CDS encoding Na-K-Cl cotransporter, whose translation MERTEGKLGTFLGVYAPTILTILGVILFLRVGWLVGSLGPARLLAVVLLANSITAITAFSFSSVATNTRVGTGGAYYIISRSLGIEAGGAIGIPLFLSQALSVTLYSFGLAESLRFLWPGVPLQTAAVIIILAVAGIALLGAKQALRTQIPLMVLVGASLVALVVGALLRPAVPAAPPPGPGESIGFWIGFAIFFPAVTGVMAGLGLSGDLRNPGRAIPLGTLAAVFTGWVIYLIVPVLLHRAAPADALRNDSLVWTRIALLGPWIVFPGLWAAIFSSAVGSILGAPRTLQALARDGLAPRFLGGSGEGSKALLPGLAVSLVIALSATALGGLNAVAALVTMFFLTVYGTANLVAAFETLSGDTSWRPKIRVPWPVALAGGFACVAVIFLIRPLMGAVALLAELALWIVLSRREYAANWGDVRRGLYESVIRWALVRLADRPPSARNWRPHVLVFTSDPLRELDLVRFGDWFSQGRGVVTVCRLVVGDLLKDDLGLAEKRLEIQEILDAEKLTAFAEVDVVRELVDGVVQVAQANGMAGIASNTVLLGWPEEESLQVQFLRSMRRLEVLNKSLVLARIRPSRAYRREGVRRTIHIWWGGPAEERRPDAPPGAPAGPKSFLEGREGPRDECRLHRDGPIPNRIVSRRADRGNPDPGGDGGDPQAEGYDRHGIDSGEKQGRRGRLPRARHAGAGRGGGIRRASRKARRGSPDGVFRQEREPLHRRVDDLIGRRRRPSPPFPTEGRSPSPALPPAPRYGSRTRRPFRPCPFSLTGLGRRVSMRF comes from the coding sequence ATGGAAAGGACGGAAGGAAAACTGGGGACTTTTCTGGGGGTGTACGCCCCCACGATCTTGACGATCCTCGGGGTGATCCTCTTTCTGCGGGTCGGCTGGCTCGTGGGGAGTCTGGGACCGGCGCGCCTCCTCGCCGTCGTCCTCCTCGCCAATAGCATCACGGCGATTACGGCTTTTTCCTTCTCGTCGGTGGCGACCAACACCCGCGTCGGGACCGGGGGGGCTTACTACATCATCTCCAGGAGCCTCGGCATTGAAGCGGGCGGGGCGATCGGCATTCCCCTCTTTCTCTCGCAGGCTCTATCGGTGACCCTGTACTCCTTCGGTTTGGCCGAGTCGCTCCGCTTTCTCTGGCCGGGCGTTCCCCTGCAAACCGCCGCGGTGATCATCATACTGGCCGTAGCGGGGATCGCCCTGCTCGGCGCGAAGCAGGCGCTCCGGACGCAGATTCCCCTGATGGTGCTCGTGGGCGCCTCGCTGGTCGCCCTCGTCGTGGGGGCGCTTCTCCGGCCCGCGGTCCCCGCCGCGCCGCCCCCCGGTCCGGGCGAGAGCATCGGTTTCTGGATCGGTTTCGCGATCTTCTTTCCGGCGGTGACCGGCGTGATGGCCGGGCTCGGTCTCTCCGGCGATTTGCGGAATCCGGGCCGCGCGATTCCGCTCGGCACTTTGGCGGCCGTCTTCACCGGATGGGTGATCTACCTCATCGTGCCCGTTCTTCTCCACCGGGCCGCCCCGGCGGATGCGCTTCGGAACGATTCCCTCGTCTGGACGCGGATCGCCCTTCTCGGCCCGTGGATCGTTTTCCCCGGCCTTTGGGCGGCGATCTTCTCGTCGGCGGTCGGGTCGATCCTGGGCGCCCCGCGGACGCTGCAGGCCCTCGCCAGGGATGGACTCGCGCCCCGCTTTCTCGGCGGGTCGGGCGAGGGGAGTAAGGCCCTCCTGCCGGGGCTCGCCGTCTCACTCGTCATCGCCCTCTCGGCGACGGCGCTCGGCGGGCTGAACGCGGTGGCCGCGCTGGTGACGATGTTCTTCCTCACCGTGTACGGGACGGCGAACCTGGTCGCCGCCTTCGAAACGCTGAGCGGTGACACCTCCTGGCGGCCCAAAATCCGAGTTCCCTGGCCGGTCGCGCTGGCCGGCGGCTTCGCCTGCGTGGCCGTGATCTTCCTGATCCGACCCCTGATGGGGGCCGTCGCCCTTCTCGCCGAGCTGGCTCTTTGGATAGTACTCTCCCGGCGCGAATACGCCGCCAACTGGGGGGACGTCCGCCGTGGGCTCTATGAGAGCGTGATCCGCTGGGCGTTGGTCCGCCTCGCCGACAGGCCGCCGAGCGCCCGGAACTGGCGCCCCCACGTTCTCGTTTTCACGAGCGATCCGTTGCGGGAACTCGATCTGGTCCGCTTCGGCGACTGGTTCAGCCAGGGGAGGGGAGTGGTCACGGTCTGTCGCCTGGTCGTCGGCGACCTGCTCAAGGACGATCTCGGTCTGGCGGAGAAGCGCCTCGAAATTCAGGAGATTCTGGACGCGGAAAAGCTCACCGCTTTCGCCGAAGTGGACGTGGTGCGGGAACTGGTGGATGGGGTCGTTCAGGTGGCGCAGGCGAACGGCATGGCGGGAATCGCGAGCAACACGGTCCTTCTCGGTTGGCCGGAGGAGGAGTCGCTCCAGGTGCAGTTCCTGAGGAGCATGCGCCGTCTGGAGGTCCTCAATAAGTCGCTGGTGCTGGCGCGGATCCGACCGAGCCGCGCCTACCGCCGCGAGGGGGTGAGGCGGACGATCCATATCTGGTGGGGCGGGCCTGCAGAGGAACGGCGACCTGATGCTCCTCCTGGCGCACCTGCTGGCCCGAAATCCTTCCTGGAGGGACGCGAGGGTCCGCGTGATGAGTGTCGCCTCCACCGAGACGGCCCGATCCCAAACCGAATCGTTTCTCGCCGGGCTGATCGCGGAAATCCGGATCCGGGCGGAGACGGAGGTGATCCTCAAGCCGAAGGATACGACCGTCACGGAATTGATTCAGGAGAGAAGCAAGGACGCCGAGGTCGTCTTCCTCGGGCTCGCCACGCCGGAGCGGGGCGAGGAGGCGGAATACGCCGGGCGTCTCGAAAAGCTCGCCGGGGATCTCCCGATGGTGTTTTTCGTCAAGAACGCGAGCCTCTTCATCGGCGAGTTGATGACCTGATCGGGCGACGCCGCCGGCCCTCGCCCCCCTTCCCGACGGAGGGCCGGTCCCCTTCGCCGGCGCTCCCGCCAGCGCCAAGATACGGTTCAAGGACGCGCCGCCCCTTCCGCCCGTGTCCTTTCTCTTTGACCGGGCTCGGCCGACGTGTTTCAATGCGTTTTTAG
- the truA gene encoding tRNA pseudouridine(38-40) synthase TruA, which produces MYIFGIEVRFEGTDFAGWQVQPGRRTVQGEIECALARLFGGPVRLHGAGRTDAGVHALRAVAAFHVETDLDADTIGRALRAMLPPDILLLRAAPAREGFDPRRHALSRTYRYRILRGADPFRRRFVWERRGALRIEPMARAVFDLLGERDHTSFAASTRKGRENTVRVDHASWEEEGDEIRFTITANRFLHHMVRNIVGTFVEIGRGTRLSDGIAGLLEARDRRLAGPTAPARGLCLVEIDYGEGWAARGPTA; this is translated from the coding sequence ATGTATATCTTCGGCATCGAAGTCCGTTTCGAGGGCACCGACTTCGCCGGCTGGCAGGTCCAGCCCGGCCGTCGCACCGTACAGGGGGAGATCGAGTGCGCCCTCGCCCGGCTTTTCGGCGGGCCGGTCCGCCTGCACGGCGCGGGGAGGACCGATGCGGGCGTGCACGCCCTCCGCGCCGTCGCCGCCTTCCACGTCGAGACGGACCTGGACGCCGACACCATCGGCCGCGCCCTCCGCGCGATGCTCCCTCCGGATATCCTCCTCCTCCGGGCCGCCCCGGCGCGGGAGGGGTTCGACCCGAGGCGGCACGCCCTCTCCCGCACCTACCGCTATCGGATCCTCCGGGGCGCGGATCCCTTCCGGCGGCGTTTCGTGTGGGAACGACGGGGGGCGCTCCGGATCGAACCGATGGCCCGCGCCGTCTTCGACCTCCTCGGCGAGAGGGACCACACCTCCTTCGCCGCCTCCACGCGGAAGGGGCGGGAAAACACGGTCCGGGTCGACCATGCTTCTTGGGAAGAAGAGGGAGACGAGATCCGTTTCACCATTACGGCGAACCGCTTCCTTCATCACATGGTTCGTAATATAGTGGGGACTTTCGTGGAGATCGGGAGGGGAACGCGCCTGTCGGACGGCATCGCCGGTCTCCTCGAGGCGCGGGACAGACGCCTCGCGGGACCGACCGCGCCG